From the genome of Cedecea lapagei, one region includes:
- the hfq gene encoding RNA chaperone Hfq, with the protein MAKGQSLQDPFLNALRRERVPVSIYLVNGIKLQGQIESFDQFVILLKNTVSQMVYKHAISTVVPSRPVSHHSNNTGTGGSGGYHHGGSAQAGSAPQQDSEETE; encoded by the coding sequence ATGGCTAAGGGGCAATCTTTACAAGATCCGTTCTTGAACGCACTGCGTCGTGAACGTGTTCCAGTTTCTATTTATTTGGTGAATGGTATTAAGCTGCAAGGTCAAATTGAGTCTTTCGATCAGTTCGTGATCCTGTTGAAAAACACGGTCAGTCAGATGGTCTATAAGCACGCGATTTCTACCGTTGTTCCGTCTCGTCCGGTTTCTCATCATAGCAATAACACCGGTACCGGCGGCTCTGGCGGCTACCATCACGGCGGCAGCGCGCAGGCTGGTTCTGCGCCGCAACAAGACAGCGAAGAAACCGAATAA
- the hflK gene encoding FtsH protease activity modulator HflK, which translates to MAWNQPGNNGQDRDPWGSSKPGGDSGGNKGGRDQGPPDLDDIFRKLSKKLGGLGGGKSGGSGGSHAPQGPGKPIGGRVVGIVAAAAVIIWAATGFYTIKEAERGVVTRFGKFSHLVEPGLNWKPTFIDSVQAVNVESVRELAASGVMLTSDENVVRVEMNVQYRVTDPQRYLFSVTSADDSLRQATDSALRGVIGKYTMDKILTEGRTVIRSDTQRELEETIKPYNMGITLLDVNFQTARPPEEVKAAFDDAIAARENEQQYIREAEAYSNEVQPRANGQAQRILEEARAYKAQTVLEAQGEVARFAKMLPEYKAAPQITRERLYIETMEKVLSHTRKVLVNDKGGNLMVLPLDQMLKGGAQQPAAKSDSSAASNLLRLPPASSSSSSASTSSSSSSGDIMDQRRANALRNDTQRVGSE; encoded by the coding sequence ATGGCGTGGAATCAGCCCGGTAATAACGGACAGGACCGCGACCCGTGGGGAAGCAGCAAGCCTGGCGGCGACTCTGGGGGTAATAAAGGAGGGCGCGATCAGGGTCCACCTGATCTGGATGATATCTTCCGCAAGCTGAGCAAAAAGCTCGGCGGCCTTGGCGGCGGGAAAAGTGGCGGTAGCGGCGGGAGTCATGCGCCGCAGGGGCCGGGTAAGCCTATTGGTGGGCGCGTGGTTGGGATCGTTGCCGCTGCGGCGGTCATTATCTGGGCGGCGACCGGGTTCTATACCATTAAAGAAGCCGAACGCGGTGTTGTGACCCGCTTTGGTAAATTCAGCCATCTGGTTGAACCAGGTCTGAACTGGAAGCCGACCTTCATCGACAGCGTTCAGGCGGTGAACGTTGAATCGGTACGCGAGCTGGCGGCGTCCGGCGTGATGCTGACCTCTGATGAAAACGTCGTGCGCGTTGAGATGAACGTGCAGTACCGCGTTACCGATCCGCAGCGCTATCTGTTCAGCGTGACCAGTGCGGATGACAGCCTGCGTCAGGCCACCGACAGCGCACTGCGCGGCGTTATCGGTAAATACACCATGGATAAGATCCTCACCGAGGGTCGTACCGTGATCCGTAGCGATACCCAGCGTGAGCTTGAAGAAACCATCAAGCCTTACAACATGGGGATCACGCTGCTGGACGTCAACTTCCAGACGGCGCGTCCGCCGGAAGAAGTTAAGGCCGCCTTTGATGATGCTATTGCCGCTCGTGAAAACGAACAGCAGTACATTCGTGAAGCGGAAGCCTACAGCAACGAAGTTCAGCCGCGTGCAAACGGTCAGGCTCAGCGTATTCTGGAAGAGGCCCGTGCTTATAAAGCTCAGACCGTTCTGGAAGCGCAGGGTGAAGTGGCTCGTTTTGCGAAGATGCTGCCAGAGTATAAGGCTGCACCGCAAATCACCCGCGAGCGTCTGTATATCGAAACCATGGAAAAAGTCCTTAGCCATACCCGTAAAGTGCTGGTTAACGACAAAGGTGGCAACCTGATGGTGCTGCCGCTGGATCAGATGTTGAAGGGCGGCGCTCAGCAGCCGGCCGCGAAGAGCGACAGCAGTGCAGCCAGTAACCTGCTGCGTCTGCCGCCAGCGTCCAGCTCAAGCAGCAGTGCCAGCACCTCTTCGTCCTCCTCGAGTGGCGATATCATGGATCAGCGTCGTGCTAACGCACTGCGCAACGATACCCAGCGCGTAGGGAGTGAATAA
- the miaA gene encoding tRNA (adenosine(37)-N6)-dimethylallyltransferase MiaA: MTENKKRPQAIFLMGPTASGKTALAINLRKTLPVELISVDSALIYRGMDVGTAKPTEQELAQAPHRLLDLLDPAQAYSAADFRRDALAEMAEITAAGRIPLLVGGTMLYFKALLEGLSPLPSADPEVRAKIEQQAAEQGWNALHRQLEQIDPVAAARIHPNDPQRLSRALEVFFISGKTLTELTQTSGEALPYQVHQFAIAPASRELLHQRIEQRFHQMLASGFEAEVRALFARGDLHTEMPSIRCVGYRQMWSYLAGETSYDEMVYRGICATRQLAKRQMTWLRGWEGVHWLDSEKPEQAYSEVLQVVSAKHG, encoded by the coding sequence ATGACTGAAAATAAAAAACGGCCACAGGCGATTTTTTTAATGGGGCCAACGGCCTCCGGCAAGACGGCTCTTGCCATTAATTTGCGTAAAACTTTGCCGGTAGAGTTGATAAGCGTGGATTCGGCCCTCATCTATCGAGGGATGGATGTCGGTACCGCTAAGCCAACGGAACAGGAGCTGGCCCAGGCGCCGCACAGGCTACTGGACCTGCTTGACCCGGCTCAGGCGTACTCTGCGGCAGATTTTCGCCGCGACGCGCTGGCCGAAATGGCTGAAATTACCGCCGCCGGGCGTATTCCGCTGCTGGTCGGTGGAACAATGCTCTATTTTAAAGCGCTGCTGGAAGGGCTTTCGCCACTCCCGTCGGCGGACCCGGAAGTCAGGGCAAAGATAGAGCAACAGGCGGCAGAGCAAGGATGGAATGCGCTGCATCGTCAACTGGAACAGATTGATCCGGTTGCCGCTGCCCGGATTCATCCAAATGATCCGCAAAGGCTTTCCCGGGCACTGGAAGTTTTTTTCATTTCGGGTAAAACTTTAACGGAACTCACGCAAACGTCAGGAGAAGCTCTGCCGTATCAGGTGCATCAGTTCGCCATCGCCCCGGCGAGCCGTGAACTGCTCCATCAGCGAATTGAGCAGCGTTTTCATCAGATGTTGGCTTCAGGTTTTGAAGCAGAAGTGCGGGCGCTTTTTGCTCGCGGAGATTTGCATACGGAGATGCCTTCCATCCGCTGTGTGGGTTACCGCCAGATGTGGTCTTATCTGGCAGGGGAAACTTCCTACGACGAGATGGTTTATAGAGGTATTTGCGCGACGCGTCAGTTGGCTAAGCGCCAGATGACCTGGCTGCGTGGCTGGGAAGGGGTTCACTGGTTAGACAGTGAAAAACCGGAGCAGGCATACAGCGAAGTGCTACAGGTTGTTAGTGCTAAGCATGGGTGA